The following are encoded together in the Pedobacter steynii genome:
- a CDS encoding alpha-ketoglutarate-dependent dioxygenase AlkB family protein: MYGDHVNLLPVQGEALFLPGFFNPEESDEYLKELTTATVWKQEPIKIFGKTVMQPRLTAFYGDEKISYSYSGITMKALPWTDTMMQIKTRIEQKYNARFNACLLNHYRDGADSMGWHRDNEKNLGKYPLIASVSFGAHRIFQFRRYVEKIPIISVDLSHGSVLVMKGETQHYWEHRLPKTVKASSVRINLTFRLIID; this comes from the coding sequence ATGTACGGAGACCATGTAAATCTTCTTCCGGTTCAGGGAGAGGCCTTATTCCTTCCCGGATTTTTTAATCCGGAGGAAAGCGATGAATATTTAAAGGAGCTGACAACAGCAACGGTCTGGAAGCAGGAACCGATAAAAATTTTTGGCAAGACAGTGATGCAGCCCAGGCTCACCGCCTTTTATGGAGATGAGAAAATCAGTTATAGCTATTCCGGGATTACGATGAAGGCACTGCCCTGGACAGATACGATGATGCAAATTAAGACCAGGATCGAACAGAAGTACAATGCCCGGTTTAATGCATGTCTGCTGAACCATTACCGGGATGGGGCTGACAGTATGGGCTGGCATAGGGACAACGAAAAGAATCTTGGTAAATACCCATTGATTGCCTCTGTAAGTTTTGGTGCACACCGGATTTTCCAGTTCAGGCGATATGTAGAAAAGATTCCTATTATCTCCGTTGACCTGAGCCATGGGAGCGTACTGGTGATGAAAGGAGAGACACAGCATTATTGGGAACACCGTTTACCAAAAACGGTAAAGGCCAGTTCTGTCAGAATTAACCTGACCTTTCGTTTGATTATTGATTAA
- a CDS encoding TetR/AcrR family transcriptional regulator: MGIAERKIRQREEFRASILEAAWQQVISDGWQSLSIRKIADAIEYSIPVIYNHFENKEAILLEFTKEGFQKLSETLQEVKDQYEEPAEQLEAMAHAYWDFAFDHNEYYQLMFGLGIPACDRVSQVIEMKTATGIMISTIKEAIARSPRPEADYFLKYHTYLSILHGLVSIQMIQKEGKPDASKKMILQDAISGFIISITSK; encoded by the coding sequence ATGGGAATTGCAGAACGAAAAATAAGGCAGAGGGAGGAATTTAGGGCGAGTATTCTTGAGGCAGCCTGGCAGCAGGTCATTTCTGATGGCTGGCAATCCTTGTCGATCCGCAAAATTGCAGATGCGATAGAATACAGCATTCCGGTTATTTACAACCACTTTGAAAATAAGGAAGCGATTTTGTTAGAGTTTACAAAAGAAGGATTTCAGAAGCTTTCAGAGACACTGCAGGAGGTTAAGGATCAGTATGAGGAGCCGGCAGAACAATTGGAGGCTATGGCACATGCTTACTGGGATTTTGCCTTTGATCATAATGAATATTACCAGCTCATGTTTGGTCTGGGAATTCCGGCATGTGACCGGGTAAGTCAGGTGATAGAAATGAAGACAGCCACTGGCATCATGATCTCTACCATTAAGGAAGCAATTGCAAGAAGCCCCAGGCCGGAAGCTGATTATTTCCTCAAGTACCACACTTACCTGTCTATTCTCCATGGATTGGTCTCCATTCAGATGATTCAGAAAGAAGGGAAGCCGGATGCATCAAAGAAAATGATTCTTCAGGATGCGATTTCAGGTTTTATTATTTCCATTACCAGCAAATAA
- a CDS encoding M57 family metalloprotease, protein MKTKSLLKSKAAYLLLLAGIAMASCKKNNQSDVTAAASHEKLTKAEIDGIAKAGFSPTDAFKINGGYLVEGDVFLTPKDIAYQQGIVAEAFNKGPKNEQYRTTNVVTGLPRVLKIKVVAGASQNVFDNATIEAIKRYNDLGLKLSLRLLSSTSTEKEDILIEGADLGKTPSGQTILGQSAGFPTNGNPASPIKLSNVVYGPNYASNNLLATVVAHEIGHAIGFRHTDYADRRYSCGIQSFMDYFMAANEGQAGVGAIHIPGTPVGADPESWMLACMGANNRPFTANDKIAIKALYPVN, encoded by the coding sequence ATGAAAACAAAATCCCTACTGAAATCAAAAGCTGCTTATCTGCTACTTTTAGCCGGTATTGCTATGGCAAGCTGTAAAAAAAACAACCAGTCAGATGTAACTGCGGCTGCGTCACATGAAAAATTAACAAAGGCAGAAATTGACGGCATTGCTAAGGCAGGCTTTTCTCCAACCGATGCGTTTAAAATTAACGGCGGTTACCTTGTAGAAGGGGATGTCTTTCTGACACCAAAGGATATTGCCTATCAACAGGGTATTGTGGCGGAGGCCTTTAATAAAGGGCCTAAGAATGAACAATACCGGACTACCAATGTGGTTACCGGGCTGCCCAGGGTATTAAAAATAAAAGTGGTAGCCGGTGCTTCACAAAACGTATTTGATAATGCGACAATAGAAGCCATCAAACGTTACAATGACCTGGGGCTTAAACTTAGTTTAAGATTGCTGAGCTCAACTTCTACAGAAAAAGAAGACATTCTGATTGAGGGTGCCGACCTCGGGAAAACACCAAGCGGACAAACCATATTAGGCCAGTCTGCGGGCTTCCCGACTAACGGAAATCCTGCTTCCCCGATTAAACTGAGCAATGTAGTTTATGGTCCTAACTATGCCAGTAATAATTTGTTAGCCACTGTTGTTGCCCATGAAATCGGACATGCGATAGGCTTCAGACATACGGATTATGCAGACAGACGTTATAGCTGTGGCATACAGTCATTTATGGATTACTTTATGGCTGCTAACGAAGGACAGGCAGGAGTAGGTGCGATTCATATTCCTGGTACACCAGTAGGCGCAGATCCTGAGTCATGGATGCTGGCCTGTATGGGTGCAAATAATCGTCCTTTTACAGCAAATGATAAGATTGCAATCAAAGCACTTTATCCGGTAAACTAA
- a CDS encoding tetratricopeptide repeat protein → MKKNLFFLYLFINLLFFITLPSKTYARDNDPEIDRLCALLDQAGNVKSAIKLANKFHQEAKRTGNTKMLVWSYNAMAGLAFDSGNFERVLEIGTQAKAVNLKLNNKTFTTHLFTLMAGSYMALGFCEEGRKMYDLAKIHAEQIADLNGRHYRLGQIYTGLAFGFESDQKKLDSVLYYYKKGYKEYKKISNDSKYIVGLSLSESNIAGKFLDAKQYDSARKYLKVKGEAKRKFKSRQTEMLKLGNFATLYYENGDYKKALKTLKEVLFLSDSLHAVYIKKFAYNSLSKVYAKLNDADQEKVFLLKYTAISDSLARVEKEAIRKPLAGLLKEKELHNAHKSGRYTLILLIFLPLFFLSLYTGFILFRKYRKTQLASLEQGRLMEEKVQMLEQAGVPGQKNEEEEMRTVVQMAIANDPAFFTKFNKFDQAFTKKVLEIAPNLVASELEFCALLRLNFETKEIARYTGLSVRAVEGKKYRVRKKLRISSEEDINIWMTRL, encoded by the coding sequence ATGAAGAAAAATCTTTTTTTCTTATACTTATTTATAAACCTACTCTTTTTTATCACTTTGCCTTCCAAAACCTATGCGAGGGATAACGATCCGGAAATAGACCGTTTATGTGCCTTGCTTGATCAGGCAGGCAATGTAAAATCGGCAATCAAGCTCGCAAATAAGTTTCATCAGGAAGCGAAAAGAACAGGGAATACCAAGATGCTGGTCTGGAGCTACAATGCCATGGCCGGACTGGCATTTGACAGCGGGAATTTTGAGCGGGTGCTGGAAATAGGAACCCAGGCAAAGGCCGTTAATTTAAAACTGAATAATAAAACTTTTACCACCCATTTATTCACATTGATGGCGGGAAGTTATATGGCGCTCGGATTTTGTGAAGAGGGGCGGAAAATGTATGATCTCGCCAAAATTCATGCAGAACAGATTGCTGATCTCAATGGTCGTCATTACCGGCTTGGTCAGATTTATACAGGCCTGGCTTTTGGCTTTGAAAGTGATCAAAAAAAACTGGATTCTGTATTGTATTATTATAAAAAGGGCTATAAAGAATACAAAAAGATCAGCAACGACAGCAAATATATCGTTGGACTTAGCCTGTCTGAAAGTAATATTGCCGGTAAATTTCTGGATGCCAAACAGTACGATTCTGCCAGAAAATACCTGAAAGTAAAGGGGGAAGCCAAACGTAAATTCAAATCCAGGCAAACCGAGATGTTGAAACTGGGGAATTTCGCGACGCTGTATTACGAAAATGGCGATTACAAAAAGGCTCTTAAAACCCTTAAAGAGGTGCTTTTTCTGTCGGATTCATTACACGCAGTGTATATAAAAAAGTTTGCCTATAACAGCTTATCAAAAGTATATGCCAAGCTTAATGACGCGGATCAGGAAAAAGTCTTTCTGCTTAAATACACTGCGATTTCTGATAGTCTGGCGAGGGTAGAGAAGGAGGCCATCCGAAAACCGCTGGCCGGTTTACTTAAAGAAAAAGAGCTGCATAATGCACATAAATCAGGAAGGTATACCTTAATTCTGCTGATCTTTTTACCCTTGTTTTTCCTGAGCCTGTACACTGGTTTTATCTTATTCAGAAAGTATAGAAAAACGCAGCTGGCAAGCCTGGAGCAAGGTCGCCTGATGGAGGAAAAAGTACAGATGCTGGAGCAGGCAGGAGTTCCGGGACAAAAAAATGAAGAAGAGGAGATGAGAACGGTGGTACAGATGGCTATTGCAAATGATCCGGCATTCTTCACCAAGTTTAATAAGTTTGATCAGGCTTTCACAAAAAAGGTCCTGGAGATTGCACCGAATCTGGTGGCATCAGAACTTGAATTCTGCGCTTTATTAAGGCTCAATTTTGAAACAAAAGAAATTGCCAGATATACAGGGCTCTCCGTAAGGGCGGTTGAAGGAAAGAAGTACCGTGTCCGTAAGAAACTGAGAATTTCTTCGGAAGAAGACATCAATATCTGGATGACCAGGCTCTGA
- a CDS encoding M57 family metalloprotease produces the protein MKNRILSLAVLSLLISSIYSCSKEKNAEVAEKQEEISASTLAQIKKLGFNTHEVQKMENGYLVEGDILLTEAHLNEAAVNTNLNIAETEQYRTTNIVKNLPRTITVSVTGLDIKFSQALDIVIKRYNDLGLKLKFQRATTGTKGIIDIKGFYQGPDFLGRIVLASGGFPTSSGNPYAQILFNTHSAGYSSKSLEQIAGVLQHEIGHNIGFRHTDYANRAYSCGGSRDNEGQAGVGAIRIPGTPSAPDSESFMLACVGSNPRTFNANDVVALNYLYK, from the coding sequence ATGAAAAACCGAATCTTATCCCTGGCTGTGCTTAGCTTACTGATCAGTAGCATCTATTCTTGTTCAAAAGAAAAGAATGCGGAAGTTGCTGAAAAACAGGAAGAAATTTCTGCCTCTACGTTGGCTCAGATTAAAAAACTGGGATTCAACACCCATGAAGTTCAAAAAATGGAAAATGGATACCTTGTAGAAGGTGATATCCTGTTAACTGAAGCTCACCTGAATGAAGCTGCAGTAAATACCAACCTGAATATTGCAGAAACCGAGCAATACAGGACTACTAATATCGTGAAGAACCTCCCAAGAACCATTACCGTTTCTGTTACCGGCCTGGATATCAAATTCTCTCAGGCATTGGATATTGTCATCAAAAGATACAATGACCTGGGACTGAAACTTAAATTTCAACGTGCTACAACAGGAACAAAGGGCATCATTGACATCAAAGGATTTTATCAGGGGCCTGATTTCCTGGGCAGGATTGTATTGGCCAGTGGTGGTTTTCCAACCAGTTCAGGAAACCCATATGCTCAAATTCTTTTCAATACCCACTCTGCAGGTTATTCTTCTAAAAGCCTGGAGCAGATTGCGGGCGTATTGCAACACGAGATCGGACATAACATCGGATTCCGTCATACCGATTATGCAAACCGCGCTTATAGCTGCGGCGGATCACGTGACAATGAAGGACAGGCCGGTGTTGGTGCCATCAGAATTCCGGGAACACCATCCGCTCCTGATTCAGAATCATTTATGCTTGCATGTGTAGGAAGTAATCCCCGCACATTTAATGCAAATGATGTGGTTGCTTTAAACTATCTGTATAAATAA
- a CDS encoding DoxX family protein produces the protein MKKIFNTNFNHEGIHFMLLVLRISIAVFMLVHGYGKLQMLTSGEPIQFGDPIGVGEPASLALAVFAEFLCSILVLIGLGTRLAVIPLIITMLVAIVVIHGPDGFDKKELALHYLVVYAFLFVSGSGKYSVDQIISNNLSKRRR, from the coding sequence ATGAAAAAAATATTCAACACCAATTTTAACCATGAAGGCATACACTTTATGCTGCTTGTCCTACGCATTAGTATTGCTGTTTTTATGTTGGTTCATGGTTACGGAAAGTTACAAATGCTGACTTCAGGAGAACCAATACAGTTTGGAGATCCGATCGGTGTTGGAGAACCGGCATCTTTGGCATTAGCTGTTTTTGCAGAGTTTCTTTGTTCGATTTTAGTCCTGATCGGATTGGGTACGCGATTGGCAGTAATTCCTTTAATCATTACGATGCTGGTTGCGATTGTTGTCATCCATGGGCCTGATGGTTTTGATAAAAAAGAACTGGCTTTACATTATCTGGTTGTTTATGCTTTCCTTTTTGTTTCCGGAAGTGGTAAGTATAGTGTTGATCAGATCATCAGTAACAACCTGAGCAAACGCAGACGTTAA
- a CDS encoding insulinase family protein, giving the protein MKKILIMIIGVFAFNNIQAQGTMKDPVSFKLKNGIEVVVAENSGMGKVFASVKIDGEPVSTNAAVSDVLTNLLTEGAIHKSKVAFANNGKDIAPKVNINAEEGNVAADAEDFENAFLVLSSAIQKPEMDKEAVDKANKNAEHSISFDELKTFYNQQIKPSRTYITIAGDITLAEAKALTKKAFGEWKENQETAIAK; this is encoded by the coding sequence ATGAAAAAAATATTAATAATGATTATAGGTGTATTCGCTTTTAACAATATTCAGGCGCAGGGAACAATGAAAGATCCGGTAAGTTTTAAACTGAAAAACGGGATAGAAGTTGTCGTGGCTGAAAATAGTGGAATGGGCAAAGTATTTGCATCCGTTAAAATCGATGGGGAACCTGTATCAACCAATGCTGCTGTATCTGACGTGTTAACCAACCTTCTGACAGAAGGGGCTATTCATAAAAGTAAAGTTGCTTTTGCTAATAACGGAAAAGATATCGCGCCTAAAGTTAATATTAACGCTGAAGAGGGGAACGTGGCAGCAGATGCTGAAGATTTTGAAAACGCATTTTTAGTCTTGTCATCCGCCATACAAAAGCCGGAAATGGATAAAGAAGCAGTGGATAAGGCAAATAAAAATGCGGAACATTCCATCTCATTCGATGAATTAAAAACATTTTATAACCAACAGATTAAACCATCCAGGACTTACATTACCATTGCGGGTGACATCACTCTTGCAGAGGCAAAAGCGCTGACTAAGAAAGCATTTGGTGAATGGAAAGAAAACCAGGAGACAGCCATTGCAAAATAA